DNA sequence from the Candidatus Poribacteria bacterium genome:
TTGTCCGTAAGGGGTTTCCACGATGTTCCGTCCACATTCGATGTCGTACGGCGTCACCGCTGAGAAGTCCGCTACCCGCACACCGAACCGATCGGCAAATCCTTCCGGCGGACGGTAGCTCGACTGTCCATCGGCGGAATACATGCCGAAACTCCCCTCTGCCACGAAATGCGTTTCAGAGCTTTCTTGTAGCGTCTGTTCAATTCGTTCCTGTGTTTCTGCATCCATCAATGCGACATTCGGCAGAAACAGGAGCCGGTATCCCGACCAGTCCATCCGGGGTGTGATTACCTCGGCAGAGATGCCGTGCGTCCAGAGCGTCCGGTACACACCACGCAGATCCGCTAAGAAGTGGTCGGATTCATCGTTATAGCTGAAAAGTTCCTGCGATTCGGGGTGGTACACGATGGCTACGTCGGCGCGTGGGCATTCCAGAGGTAGGTGTTCGGTGAGTCCCTCAATCTGTGCTATTGCACGCGCCACCGCATCGAAACGGGGGGTTGGCTCGCCATCTAGAGCAACTAAGTTATAGCCGGGAGACTCGAAGCTGAGATACTCGGGTCGATATTGCCAAAACATCGTTCCTGCAGCACCGCCTGCTAAGGTCATCCAGAGGAGTGTAGTCAGTTCTCGTGGATCGGATTGTTTTTTCCATGTCACTCCACCCCTCGACATACCTGCGTAGATTTCTTCATTCCACCAACGTCCGTTGCGCCCGGCACTCCGTGACCAGTCGAAGCTGAACGCTCGATCTGCAATTTGATAAGGGCCATCCGATGTGAGCAGATTGTTAGATGACATCGACATCCCCCAGCTGTCCACAATCCGCGCACACCGCTCATCCCAAGGTCGTGGCGACCAGCCGCCGTGTGATCTCACCTCATGATGGGGGTCAATCTCCTCGACTTCGTCTACCATCCATTGCAGATGATTTGCTAGGTTCTCGTAGTGAAATTCACGATAGAGCAGCATTTCGACGACGTTCTGATCAGATCGAGGCGGTTCCACATCTTCCCAGCGGCGATAACGGCGTGAGAAACGGGTATTGAGGGTGTCTAGCGTAAATCGCTCGCGTAGCCACTTTTTGTACTTCGCAATTGTGTTTTCACAGTAACACGGGTAGCCATCGCCATCTCGGTGCCAGACCGATGCCAGATTCACTCCATCCCAGAGTCCCCAGATTAACAAGTTGGGTCGGTCTTTATAGCGGTGCACTACGTGGCGCAACAGTCCGCCGCCGTATTCGCGCCAAGCGGGATGGTCGTAGCAGTGGATCATCGCGCCTTGTGGATAAGCGGGTCCCGCGTCGGTTTCTGCACGTTGACCACGGTGGTTGACGACCCGCATATCGGGATGCTCACGGGTCAGCCACTCCGGGCATGCGCCATGTGTTCCCAGCACGATATCGAGCCAGACGGACAATCCATGTTTTTCTGCCAAGTCGAACATATAGTCGAAGTCAGCCAATTCGTAGATGCCGGGACGCGGTTCCATCCAGTTCCAATAGGTAAAACTGCGCACCACCCGGAAACCCGCCGCACTCAATCGAGCAAAGTCTTCATCCCAGCAATCGAGTTTAGGTGTAGGGGCACGGTAGTACTCTACCCCGACGGGAAATGGGGTCTTCGGATGTTCAAAACGTTTTGTCGTGGGCATTTGGTATCTCCTGTATATATTTTAGTACATTAGTTCATTGAGTGAGGCGTTTCGTCACTCCGATAGGCGATAGGTGCTAACTTGGGTTATTTGACTGGTTATTTGTGCTGTTGACGGAGATTGGGTTCTCTGCTATACTGACTTAGACCAACGGTTGAGAACCTGCGCCATCCATCGTTGCATCGGCATATTCGGACGGATGGATCCGGCGTTACTTTTGTAGGGGCAGGTCTTGTACCTGCCCAAAGCGGGCAACCACAAGGATTGCCCCTACTGTTTAGGAGGAAGACATTATGAAACTTATCCTCGTCGGCTGTGAATACGCCGGTAAGACAACGTTAGCCAATGAGATTGTGAAATGGATAGATGATACACTGGGTGGTGCTCGCGGCTTCCATGACCATTTTACCATCCCTTCTAATGAATTAACAGAAGAAGATCAAGATCAATTTGCGGCGCTGAGTCCACGGCTCAAGGAGATGTTTCAGCGTTATATCATTGAGTACCATCTGCAGCCCGCATTTTACAACGATCCGGATCACAACATGACTGGCTTTCATATCGAGGAAGCGGTCTATGCGCCGTTGTATTACGGCTACGGTGGCAAAGGTGAATATGCCGAGCGCACAACAATGGCACGCGCGGTAGAGAAAACGATTATGGAGGAAGCACCTGACACGGTGCTTATCCTGCTGAAAGCGTCAGCCGAAGCTATCGCACAACGGATGCGAGAGAATCCACAGCCGCTCGGCGTCTTACAGGAGAAAGACATTGAATATGTTCTGCAACGGTTTGAGGAAGAGTACGCAGCCTCGCTGATCCGCAGAAAATTTATTCTTGATACCACGGCTGCCACAGTAGAAGAAACGCTTGCCGAATTTGCAGAGCAGATTGAGCATTACCTGACGGATACGGACCGCCTGCGGATGTTGGCACATCAGGCTTTACAGGCGAAATGAGTGCGAAAGGAAAAGCTATGAAACGTCTGGCTTATACAATCGTTGCGGCGATTGCTACTTTCTTGTGCATAACTGCTTGGGCGCAGATGGATTTCGCAAGGATCGAGATTAAAACGACTCACGTTGCCGGCAACATCTATATGCTGGAAGGGGCTGGCGGGAATATCGGTGCGTCGGTGGGACCGGACGGGATTTTGTTGGTCGATGATCAGTTCGCGCCGTTGGCGGAAAAGATTCGGAATGCACTCAAAGAGTTAGGTGAGAAACCATTAAAGTTTCTGATCAACACCCATTTTCACGGTGATCATACCGGTGGTAACAGCATCTTCGGAACTGAGGCGCACATCATCTCTCACACCAATGTCCGGAAACGGTTACAGATGGAATCTTCTTCCGAAGAAGCCTTGCCGGTGGTTACATTCGACAATTCGCTGTCTATCCACTTCAACGGCGAAGAGATTCGTGTCATCCACTTTCCGAATAGTCATACGGATGGGGACAGCGTCATTTTCTTTACTGGATCAAACGTTGTGCATATGGGGGATCTCTTTTTCTCCGGGCGATTTCCCTACGTTGATTTGAATAACGGTGGTGATGTGGAGGGATTAATAAAGCATATTGAGAAACTCTTAACCGAACTCCCGCCCGATGTAAAGCTGATTCCGGGACACGGTCCACTTTCGGAGGTTGACGATCTCAGGACTTATCACCGGACGCTTGTGGCGACAACGGAGGTGATTCGGGATCAGATAGAAGGGGGAAAAAGTTTGGAAGAAATTAAAGCGGCGGGACTTCCCAAAAAGTGGCGTTCTTGGGGAGCCGGTTTCATTTCGACGGGTCGATGGATTGAAATCGTCCACCGGAGTCTGGCGAAAGCAGGTGACCTTTAATGTAAAACCACAGATTCCATAGAATCTCGCGGGTGATTCCCCATCGGCGTAGTTCTATGAAATCTGCGGTTCTTTGTAGTTCTACAGGTTGTAGCCTCGTTCGTTGTGTAGCGCGAGGTCTAATCCTTCTTGTTCATCGTTGTATTTGACGCGTAAACCAACCGCCTTATCAACAGCCTTGAGAATAATAAAGGAAACAATCCCGCTCCAAAGTATGGTCACAATGAGACTGACAAACTGACTCCAAAGTTG
Encoded proteins:
- a CDS encoding beta-galactosidase codes for the protein MPTTKRFEHPKTPFPVGVEYYRAPTPKLDCWDEDFARLSAAGFRVVRSFTYWNWMEPRPGIYELADFDYMFDLAEKHGLSVWLDIVLGTHGACPEWLTREHPDMRVVNHRGQRAETDAGPAYPQGAMIHCYDHPAWREYGGGLLRHVVHRYKDRPNLLIWGLWDGVNLASVWHRDGDGYPCYCENTIAKYKKWLRERFTLDTLNTRFSRRYRRWEDVEPPRSDQNVVEMLLYREFHYENLANHLQWMVDEVEEIDPHHEVRSHGGWSPRPWDERCARIVDSWGMSMSSNNLLTSDGPYQIADRAFSFDWSRSAGRNGRWWNEEIYAGMSRGGVTWKKQSDPRELTTLLWMTLAGGAAGTMFWQYRPEYLSFESPGYNLVALDGEPTPRFDAVARAIAQIEGLTEHLPLECPRADVAIVYHPESQELFSYNDESDHFLADLRGVYRTLWTHGISAEVITPRMDWSGYRLLFLPNVALMDAETQERIEQTLQESSETHFVAEGSFGMYSADGQSSYRPPEGFADRFGVRVADFSAVTPYDIECGRNIVETPYGQATIQTPCGYAILEPRNNTRSIASLGDDTVAVQTADRRFTWFGFTLSAGFGDVGQPDLVLGLADEFGVHPAVSVEGDRVVPIVRKSRRGGWLLFAFNLESQQAHVTLRPTWKTSHAHDLLAHRDVPITDGAFHITIEPWEVAVIHCAEA
- a CDS encoding MBL fold metallo-hydrolase; the encoded protein is MKRLAYTIVAAIATFLCITAWAQMDFARIEIKTTHVAGNIYMLEGAGGNIGASVGPDGILLVDDQFAPLAEKIRNALKELGEKPLKFLINTHFHGDHTGGNSIFGTEAHIISHTNVRKRLQMESSSEEALPVVTFDNSLSIHFNGEEIRVIHFPNSHTDGDSVIFFTGSNVVHMGDLFFSGRFPYVDLNNGGDVEGLIKHIEKLLTELPPDVKLIPGHGPLSEVDDLRTYHRTLVATTEVIRDQIEGGKSLEEIKAAGLPKKWRSWGAGFISTGRWIEIVHRSLAKAGDL